The sequence below is a genomic window from Borrelia puertoricensis.
TATATAATTAATTTTTAGTACAAAATTAATCAATTATATCATAAATGATTCCCAATTATCTAACAAATATTCAAGCAAAAATTTCTCAAGCTTCTGCTTGTTTTTCACAAGAATCAATTGTTTCTCCTTATCCTCTAAATTAAATCTAACAATAACGGGTTTACACTCTGAAGGACTTCTCTTAACTCTTATATCATTAATAATTTTATTCAAAGAGCTCTGCATAAAATCTTGCTCACTTACATTTTCATTTTCTAAATAAGCACCGATTTTAATATATCTATATATCATAGTTCTACTAAACTTATAATCTAAACAAAACTCATAAAAATTATCATACCCATCAAATCTGTATAATTTATTCTTCTTTATCTCATAAAGAGCCTTGGCTAATTCCAGTTTATTAACAACTTCCTCTAAAGTCCGGGCTTTAATTTCCTCTTTAAGTTGTCTATATCTTGATCGAGCCTTTTCTTTATCGGAAATATCCTCAATTTGAGTGACATCGCCCACCCTGCTTTTAATAGTATTAAGTATATCCATCTTCATCTTCATTCTTCAACATAAATATTTGTAAACTGGTTTACAAATATTTATGTTGTTTTTATATTTTCAATACCTTCAATAACTTCAGCAACCTTTAAATATTCATTATAATACCGTTCGCTCTCCTGAGGCTCTAATCTATAAGTAACCATCTTCTGAATAGCAACACTTCTGTGAATTTTAATCGGAACATATTCTTGATAAAGTTGTTGTAAGCTATAAAAAAATTCTTTCTTTATTTTTCTATTTTCCTCGTAAAGAGTTTGAATAACATAATAACTCTTAAAATCCTGTTTCTGATAAGCACTAATAATCTCTTGCATTTTACTTTTCAAAATATCATAACTTTCAATAGCCCATAGCTCTGCTGGTAAAGGAATAACAACCTTAGTCGCAATCATCAAAGAATTAATAAGCTCTTTATTAACCGATGGAGGAGTATCAATTAATATATAATCATAATTATCGAAATAAGGGGTCAAAATCGTTTTCAACTTATACTCCTGCCCAATAATATTCTCTCCTGAAAATTGAGAAAGCTTAATATGCGATGGAGCAAAGTGCAAATTATCTGTTATTTCATGAACAATACTCATAAAAGACTTTTTAGACTTTAATACTTCGTAAATATTATATTCCCTTATGTCGATTTTGTTTTCAAAATAAGGAAGAAAATAAGAAGTAACACTGGCCTGAGAATCAATATCTATAAGTAAAGTTTTATACTTTTTAGAAAAAATAAATCCCAACATTATTGCTGTTACACTCTTACCAACTCCACCCTTAATTGAAGAGATTGTTATAATATCTCTCACCCCATACCTCTAGAATCTAAACACTTAAACCTTTTATCATAAAAAAGTTTATCTAAATTATCTTCAGCAATTAAGAATTCCTCAGACAAAGAATTAACAACACCAATATCTTTTGCCTTAATTGAGATATTAAGCTTTTTAATCTTATTTTTTATTGTAAAATAAGAAATATTATTAATTTTAGCCAAAAAAAGAGGAGTATAATATTTTTTTCCCTCATATTCAATGAAAAATTTTTCAAATTTGTTGTCTCTGCCAAACTCAACTACCTTTTTGCAATTCTTTCTTTAGCTTACTTTTAATAAGATTTTGGGCTTCTTCACTTAAAAGCAACTCCCTTTTCTTAAAAAACAAGTCTTTAGAAGAAATTACACCTTCAATTTTATTTTTTTAATATATCTCGAAAGATAAGAAGAATCACTATATCCCATCTCCTTTGAAAATTCTTTCAAATTCTTTAAAGAGTTTAAAAATTTTAATGTAATTCGCACAACATTCTATCTCCTAAATAAGTTTTCATTAATAGCACAAATTATAGTCTAATATAACTAACTTTATTATAAACTATGAACATCATTTTGTAAATCAAATTGACAAAATAATTTTTTTAGTATATATATATATTATGCTGATTTTGTTTTTTAAAAAAAGAGACAAAAAAGACCTAAAAATCAAGGTCTTAAACAAACTGAAATAAAGGATAAATCGATGAAAAATTTAAATTTATTTTTATATAATAACAGTAAACTCAAAAAAAATCAAGTTAGACTAATAAAAATAATCTCCATCTTAAAATATCTAAACAAAAACAAGTTAGGGTATAACCAACAAGACATACTTAACTTAGCTAACTTTTTTTTAAAAAAAGAGGGTTACGCGATCATTAAAATGAAAACATTACAAAAAGATTTGGGCTTCCTCAAAAAAAACAATGTAATAAAAACATTCATAATAAGACTTGGGGAATACAAAGGTTCAAAAATAAAGTACATGCCAAAAAGAAATGCATATCAAATATTAAAGCAAATACTCAATTCAACAGAAGAACTATTAGAAAGAACATTCAATATTATATATAAACTAAGCAAACAGGAAAAAATCAAAAATAAAACAGAGCAAAAAAATAGAACAAAAAATAGCAGTGTATATAATAATATAAATAATAATATAAATAATAAGAAAAAAACGATAATAGAAAACAATAAACAACCACAAACAATAGAAAAGATATTAGAAAAATACATGTTACACAAGGGTAAACAACAAAAAAAGACTACCAAGATATAAGGATACAGAGAAAAAATTAATAAATGAGCTAAAAAAAAAAGAAAGAAAAATAATTACAAGTATAAAATTAAGAATTTTTTCAAAAACCTAATATACTTTGTAATAGCTAAAAATTTGTCAGAAAGAACATAAAACCAAACACACTAACAAAAACAAAAAAACTTCTTTACATTAAATAGACAAACTTTTTAAATTGAAAATAAAAAATTTATACAAATAATTAAAATGACACATTACTTTTAAAGTAATCTCAATAAGAGATAAAGGTTATTCTCTCACCGAAGAAGTACCTTTGTTAAGGTATTATAAATTTCACAAGAGAATTAATATCATTATAACATTATAATTCCTGCAAAGATCATATTAAAGTCATTACTAAAGATCCAGTAAAACACACTCATACTGCCTTAAAGACAAAGGGATTTAAAAGTACAGAGATTATCTATAAATCACAGAAATATTGCCTCTATAAATAGAAATATCACCTTTATCCCCCCAACTTTTTTCAGAAAATAAATGAGGACTAAAATCAAGCAATTACTTGTCAGATTCATAAACCTCTAATTGTCTCTTGATAAGTAAAGATTATTATAATTGATGTGTATACCTCCTTGAGGTATAAAGGATTTTAAAAAACACTTGTAGAGAAAATTTTTTGAGTGAAAAATCTATGTATGAAATAAATAATCTTCTTCCGTTATACAAATAAAAAGAAAACCCCTTGGGGAAGGG
It includes:
- a CDS encoding plasmid maintenance protein, translated to MKNLNLFLYNNSKLKKNQVRLIKIISILKYLNKNKLGYNQQDILNLANFFLKKEGYAIIKMKTLQKDLGFLKKNNVIKTFIIRLGEYKGSKIKYMPKRNAYQILKQILNSTEELLERTFNIIYKLSKQEKIKNKTEQKNRTKNSSVYNNINNNINNKKKTIIENNKQPQTIEKILEKYMLHKGKQQKKTTKI
- a CDS encoding ParA family protein, which encodes MRDIITISSIKGGVGKSVTAIMLGFIFSKKYKTLLIDIDSQASVTSYFLPYFENKIDIREYNIYEVLKSKKSFMSIVHEITDNLHFAPSHIKLSQFSGENIIGQEYKLKTILTPYFDNYDYILIDTPPSVNKELINSLMIATKVVIPLPAELWAIESYDILKSKMQEIISAYQKQDFKSYYVIQTLYEENRKIKKEFFYSLQQLYQEYVPIKIHRSVAIQKMVTYRLEPQESERYYNEYLKVAEVIEGIENIKTT
- a CDS encoding chromosome replication/partitioning protein translates to MKMDILNTIKSRVGDVTQIEDISDKEKARSRYRQLKEEIKARTLEEVVNKLELAKALYEIKKNKLYRFDGYDNFYEFCLDYKFSRTMIYRYIKIGAYLENENVSEQDFMQSSLNKIINDIRVKRSPSECKPVIVRFNLEDKEKQLILVKNKQKLEKFLLEYLLDNWESFMI